Proteins encoded together in one Lathyrus oleraceus cultivar Zhongwan6 chromosome 5, CAAS_Psat_ZW6_1.0, whole genome shotgun sequence window:
- the LOC127083387 gene encoding uncharacterized protein LOC127083387, whose protein sequence is MDKEGVELQTDAGSMIGDSLLLHNQVSRRPSLSSLQIPTRSLESAFSSSTKTDGPTLSSPGSTRGLPPRPHSTKVKSSMRSLLSDRSFRTKTCSQDCEKTVLIVPDTLSSNGPLDKPSTSRSLSLNKILFPSSTKAAHSLPVTPVANSGGDNVDGTRVEGDSDLNKVKVNKHMTRSFSVPVNVKATNLRPTDSRRLVRVISARPHTAPSDGISTRSDSMQEIVIEDASEDIPEEEAVCRICLVELTEGGDTLRMDCSCKGELALAHQDCAVKWFSIKGNKTCDVCKQDVRNLPVTLLKISSPPTVVRRPLNASQQRETANYRIWQDVPVLVLVSTLAYFCFLEELLVTDLGPRALAISLPFSCILGLLSSLIASSMVSRSYIWAYACFQFAFVILFAHVFYSILNVTAIFSVLLSTFTGFGISISVNSLLMEYIRWKTSRQIQSTNQNIISRQQQQHQEHQQHQRQ, encoded by the exons ATGGACAAAGAAGGTGTTGAACTTCAAACTGATGCAGGTTCAATGATAGGAGATTCTTTACTTCTTCATAACCAG GTTTCAAGAAGACCTAGTCTTTCCTCTTTACAGATACCAACAAGGTCACTAGAAAGTGCATTTTCTTCTTCTACTAAGACAGATGGTCCTACATTATCAAGTCCGGGTTCCACTAGAGGACTGCCACCAAGGCCACATTCTACTAAAGTCAAATCCTCTATGAGAAGTTTGCTTTCTGATAGGAGCTTTAGGACAAAAACTTGTTCACAAGATTGCGAAAAGACAGTTTTGATTGTTCCAGATACTTTATCATCGAATGGTCCTTTGGATAAGCCTTCTACTTCGAGGTCGCTTTCGCTTAACAAGATTTTGTTCCCTTCATCGACAAAAGCTGCACATTCATTACCGGTTACTCCAGTTGCAAATTCAGGTGGAGATAATGTAGATGGAACGCGTGTAGAGGGTGATTCTGATTTAAAT AAAGTGAAAGTGAATAAGCATATGACTCGATCATTTTCAGTTCCGGTTAATGTTAAAGCCACTAACTTAAGGCCTACAGATTCAAGGCGCCTGGTTCGTGTAATTTCAGCAAGACCACATACAGCACCTTCTGATGGCATTTCAACTCGCAGTGATTCAATGCAAGAGATTG TCATTGAAGATGCTTCTGAGGATATTCCCGAAGAAGAAGCGGTTTGTAGGATTTGTTTGGTGGAGCTTACGGAAGGGGGTGATACTCTTAGGATGGATTGCAGTTGTAAAGGCGAGCTTGCACTTGCTCACCAAGATTGCGCAGTGAAGTGGTTTAGTATCAAAGGAAATAAGACATGTGATGTATGCAAGCAGGATGTCCGGAACCTTCCAGTAACACTCTTGAAAATTTCTAGTCCTCCAACTGTTGTTCGGCGTCCATTGAATGCATCACAGCAGAGAGAAACAGCTAATTACAG GATCTGGCAGGATGTACCGGTACTTGTCTTGGTCAGCACTCTTGCATACTTTTGTTTTCTTGAGGAACTACTG GTTACGGATTTGGGTCCACGTGCTCTCGCCATTTCTCTGCCTTTCTCATGCATCTTAGGTCTCCTTTCATCTTTAATCGCATCAAGCATGG TAAGCAGGAGTTACATATGGGCTTATGCATGCTTCCAGTTTGCATTCGTCATCCTGTTTGCGCATGTATTCTATTCAATT CTTAATGTTACTGCGATATTCTCGGTTCTTCTTTCAACATTCACCGGATTCGGGATTTCGATCAGCGTGAATTCTCTCTTGATGGAATATATTAGATGGAAAACAAGTAGACAGATTCAATCTACTAATCAAAACATTATTTCGAGACAGCAGCAGCAGCACCAAGAACATCAACAGCACCAAAGACAGTAG
- the LOC127083388 gene encoding uncharacterized protein LOC127083388, which produces MGMKQVLKNLDAFPRAEDHLLQKTQSGALVSVIGLIIMATLFLHEMGYYLTTYTVHEMSVDLKRGETLPIHINMTFPSLPCDVLSVDAIDMSGKHEVDLDTNIWKLRLNSYGQIIGTEYISDLVEKEHTAHNHGDGKGHHEHSEEKAHLQSFDEATENTIKKVKEALKNGEGCRVYGVLDVQRVAGNFHISVHGLNIYVAQMIFDGAKNVNVSHVIHDLSFGPKYPGIHNPLDETSRIVHDASGTFKYYIKIVPTEYRYISKEVLPTNQFSVTEYFSPITSQFDRTWPAVYFLYDLSPITVTIKEERRSFIHFITRLCAVLGGTFAVTGMLDRWMFRLVEAATKPKTKK; this is translated from the exons ATGGGAATGAAACAAGTACTTAAGAACCTCGACGCATTTCCTCGCGCAGAGGATCATTTATTGCAGAAAACCCAATCCGGTGCTCTTG TTTCGGTGATTGGTTTAATTATAATGGCTACGCTGTTTCTGCACGAGATGGGTTATTATCTCACAACTTACACTGTTCATGAG ATGTCAGTGGACTTGAAACGCGGAGAAACTCTTCCAATTCATATAAATATGACATTCCCTTCTTTGCCTTGTGATG TTTTGAGTGTGGATGCTATTGATATGTCTGGCAAGCATGAGGTGGACCTTGATACTAACATATGGAAA CTTCGTTTGAACAGTTATGGCCAGATAATTGGCACCGAATATATATCTGATCTTGTTGAAAAGGAACATACCGCTCACAATCATG GTGATGGTAAAGGTCACCATGAGCATTCAGAAGAAAAAGCTCACTTGCAGTCCTTTGATGAAGCCACTGAAAATACTATCAAGAAGGTGAAGGAGGCATTGAAAAATGGGGAGGGATGCCGG GTATATGGCGTTTTAGATGTTCAAAGGGTTGCTGGAAATTTCCATATTTCAGTTCACGGACTAAACATATATGTTGCACAAATG ATCTTTGATGGAGCAAAGAATGTGAATGTTAGTCACGTTATCCATGATTTGTCATTTGGCCCCAAATATCCAGGAATTCATAACCCGCTTGATGAGACATCAAGGATTGTGCATGATGCGAGTGGAACTTTTAAATACTATATAAAG ATTGTTCCAACTGAATATAGGTATATTTCAAAAGAAGTTCTACCGACTAATCAGTTCTCAGTTACAGAATATTTTTCCCCCATTACTAGTCAATTTGATCGGACATGGCCAG CTGTCTACTTTTTGTATGATCTATCGCCTATTACTGTCACTATCAAGGAAGAGCGCCGCAGTTTTATTCATTTTATTACTCGGCTTTGTGCCGTGCTAGGTGGAACCTTCGCTGTAACAG GGATGCTGGACCGATGGATGTTCAGACTTGTTGAAGCTGCAACTAAACCAAAGACTAAAAAGTAG